The window GATTGATCAAAATTAAGGGATTCAGAGCTACCTAGCTAATAATTTTTCTATCATATGAAATACATGAgggataaattaaattaaaaaagctaAATAATAGATGAATGACACGTATTGGTGGGTGTACATGAATATGATTAATAATGTTCTACTTGAAATATATGAAGTTTAAATTTCAATGCAATCACTTATCCGGTATTAGATTGGTGTATtcgatgaatattttttttctcttctgatAGCGAATTCTTTTGCCATTTGCTTCGGGGTGAGGGTTACGAGAATTTAGGATAAACACCAGTGTATTTGCTTGCTTCTGAAATGCCTCTTTTCTTTATTGTCTTGAGCTGGGAGTGAAAAGGATTATGGATTTGGatttccttccatcatgttAATTCTTTGTATATAGGGTCTAGATGCTTGAAAGATAATGTTTTACCATTCACCATTTTAGGAGGCatatattatatcaaaatctgtattttttttcatattgcaTTCACCAGCAGTTAAATTAAGGAAAAATGTGTATGTGAAAAGTATAAAAGGAAATCCACTTGTAGCACAATTTACCGAAATGTTTGCagaatttttaatgaaatgttCCTTCTAACAGACAGTATGTTTGCATTATTTGTAGGCTtggtttaataataataataaagagaaaTCGCTCGTGCGTTGCACAGGTTAAAGTCTAGTAGATtcacaaagaaaaagaatcacaCGACATACTCTGATGTAAaactgttaaaaaaaagaaatgttccTGCAAACTATCCATCTTATAAAACAGCCAGAAATTTTGAGCAGGATCTTAACTATGTTTAAGTCTATTCCAATTATTTTAAGCATTATTTTGTTTGCCAATGGGTCATAGACTTCATAGGTCTTGCAGTTTGGCCATAAGAATCCTGTCAGCTTCACTAAGACATAGCTGGAAAAAGGATAGCGCGGACTTCACAACTTGGTACCATAGAGTATAGTCAAGATAAATATGCAAAACAAATGTAATACCCCCAAATCCACAAATGAGGTAAATGCTCCAATTGGATAAGAAGTCAAAGACCACTATGGCACCAGAAATAGCAGCAGTATACATGACTAAAATAGAGACAAAAAGTGACACACTCCcaattaccatttttttttgccGCACGCGTGCAGACTCATCTTTTGGTTGCAAACTTTGAGGAAGAATAACGGAAGCGTAGCAGAACATAGATGAAGCACAAAGCCATGTTCCAAATGCAATTGATAGAAAAAAGAACGTATACCATGTCTTCTTTGGAAAAAAAGGACTACTTGTACTATCAAGATCCTTAATAGGAACGGTTATAGCTCCGGTGATCCCTAGGGTGACAATTAGAATTGCCACCACTAATAAAGTATTTGCCAAATTTTTCACTATAGATGCCGCTTCTGTGTGCAAATCTTTGTGTGACCGGTAATATACTTCTTTAGGAGTCAAACCatcattatttttcattcttttcatagCAGGTGGAACTATTTTCTCCACTTCCTGATTCGATTAAAgtgcaaacaaaaatataattagtaagATGGCGAGCATAAATGTAGTGATTAGTGaagtaattgtaaaaaaatattattataatatttttttatactagagaaaaatttaaggatagagaaagacatttttttttatggaaaaagtAGTTgttctcacattttttttaccataaaaaAAGACAAGGGACGTGTAAAACAGAAAAAATGGCAAAGAGAAAACactatttgtatatataaaaaaaatactaatcaagTAGATATGTATACCTGAAACCATTTCTCCTCACTACACATTAGAACAGGGAGTGATGGTAATCCTAATCTTTCTTTAGAATCGAACTCTGCAGCTAAGTGAAGAACATTGTTACCGTCGGAATCAATCAACTGTATCATAACATTCTTGAAAGCACCCTTGCTTAATATTAGTCGGTATACATATTCTTGTCGATATAGAATAGCAATATGAAGTAAGCTTCTTTGCTTTGTGGAATCCACTTCAAATAGCAAATCTGGATGGTTGTTAAAAAGAAACTCTAAAATCGTAACGTTTCCTGATTGTGCTGCATCGAACATTGCTTTTGACAATTCTACAGAGTTGatagtctttttctctttttgcatTCCCTTAAACAACGAACTTACAATGTCTTGATGACCAATAGTTTCCTTGCACAAGGCTACCATTGAGTTTAAATCATTAGTCATATACGCATACATACATGGTATTTAGTTAAATAAAGTAATTAGTACACACATGTTGGATATAGTGTCCCGTAGCCTGTTTTCATTAATGAGTTAATATAAATATGGCTTAGATAACCTTTTGCTGAATGTaaaatatgagattttttttattttagtccacTAAAGATTTTTGTGTACAGGTAAAAATCTTTGTTTTGAGTTTAgtcttttaaagattttttttgttttgcttaaCCATCAAGTAATTACATTAAACCGTAACGTGACAATAATGTTGATTGTCTATTAACTTGTTACATGGTTAAAGAGTCTGGATATTCATGTTTAAATTGATAAACTATGTTTTTAAATCTTCAACAGTTAAATAATTGATCACGTTGAATTAACtgataaggaatttaaaatttacttaccaaaaatattataaataactttttaattagattCTTTAATGACATGACGAGTCAATAAACCGGCAACATTGTTATATCgtcaattatattattgttgttactCACAATagagaccaaaacaaaaaaattaaatatttaaaatactaaagttttaaaaaaatttaaatgacagataaaaaatatcatattttgtaGAGACCAAAAAATCATTTAAGtctataaacatatatataaggagacgtattagattaggattttgaAAGACTTATTTGGTATAAAAGTCTTATAGATTTCAAAAGATTATGCAGTAATATAgacttatcatttttttaggaCTTTTATGATTAAGATTTTATAGTTtggattttaatgaatttaattcaatttcctTAGATAATGTCTACAATTAAAGTAtggtagataaaaaaaatagttgggagaaaatatcataaaaactaGTCATTGAGAGAGCTTATGAATATTTTACATCAATGCATGGTGATaacaaaatatcataaattttatttttaaagtaattaattataagataatgtaataataatttcttttatcctgttgatgtttttaattaaatttttaaaatagaaaaatcataaaaaagcacatatatatatagaaaattccTGATTTATTATGCATGTGTATATAATATTAACCATTCATGAAAAATGATTAAGTAATTTCGGTCATTTATCAAAAAGTTAATGGTAGTTGATATTATAAAACGTATGCAATTTATTATGCGTGCGTATTTAATATTAgccattgatttttattttattattaaggtTTAATTACCCATTTGATCCCtataattttcaaacttatcCAATTTAATCCTTATAGTTAATAGATGACTTATAGGCCATGTAGTTTACCTTTTAATTCCCAATAGGTCCTTACcgttaaaattgtttaacacCATTAGAAAATTGTTGCCAAAGTTCACTCAGAACTCCTCTCACTTGCACGAAGAACGCTCAGGTGTGTTTTCGCATGACACCTCGCACTGCATCTCGCACGACACCTCGCATCGCACATGTGcaaaatttgttccaaatttctTTTAGTTCATGACATAAACAACCTTAACCTCCTTCCACACTCGCAATAAATCAACCTTGATAAGCTCTGAGTTTTGCAATAAACCAACTTTAACCTTAATATGTCTTCATCCTCTGTTAAAGAAGAACACGCCTGATTTTCAGTTGGTTGTAACAATGGACGACATGGGCCAATGCTTAGTTGAAGCAAATTGCAATCAGTTTTGAGTGACTGAGAGTGAGATGAATTGAAAATGCCGATTGTCAAGGGAGTTTTGCGATATTGTGCGAGAAGAGCAACAAAACCTAAGGTCTTGACAACAATCTTCTGACGgtgttaaacaattttaatgatAGAGATTTATtggaaattaaaagataaactatATTAACTATTGAAACTAAATTAGATAAGTTTGAAAACTATAAGGACCAAATGGATAACTAAACCTATTATTAAAAACTCCGATAACTTACTACATTATATAAATGAGTTGCTTGCTTTGAAGTTAGATTCAGAAAACTAGGAGTAACATTTGTAAACTAGAAAAAGCAAGTTTGTAAGGATTATGAGAACTCACAAAATTGAGCAAGCATTTGCAAAGGTGTCAATTCCCTTTCGTTTTTTATGGTAAGCAATTTTGGATCACGATTCAACAATTTTGATGTAACGGCTGCCATGGCCAGAATCAAATGAAGATGAGCATGCATAAAAATCATTAGGCAAGAGAAAATTATTGTTGAATACGCAAAAGGAATGTACATGCGGTTATTACAGTAATTAGTTAGGAAATTCTGTGAATGTGCAGTGGGATAGCTTGTGCGGAGAAAAGTGAAACAAGAGAAACcaaatttagtaataaaaaactGTGCAACTAATTATGGGGCCATAAAAATTTTAGTAgtcgatttttttataaaaaaatacatataaatataaattgactcgttactaattttatttatattgtttatttattgttatgcGAAAGAAATGTGGATGAGCTTACTGTAAATGCTGTTGGTGATGGTAGAGAAAAATAGCTTCACAACGTCTTGGAAGGGTAGAATATTGTGTAAGTCCTCTTCagtcttttgaaataaaaattctgTCATTTTAATGTGGCCAGCAGAAGATGCTAATTGAATTGGCAGCATATCTTTTTGGCCTCTAATCCATAGCAACCTCGGATTCTTACCAAACAGAATTTCAGCAATTTTCTTATTTCCAGAAATCGCAGCCAAACAAAAGGCTGTATTCCTATCTGCCATGCAAATTTCCAAATCTTGCACGTCCATACACTCAACCAACTTTTGTACAAAACTAGTTTGTTCCATTATAACTGCAATATGTAGGGCTGTAATTCCACGTGCAGACAATGAAATTCGCCACCAATAAGGATGGATTTTGAAATAGGATGAAGCCTTATTCCAATTTCCTGAAGCTGATACTATATATATTTGTCTTTTATGCATTCCTGCATCTCATATGCACTTCATACAatcaaatttcttttagaaTTAAGTTTGACTTACCTCAATTAATAGATTCGAATAATgaatagtttaattttaaaaacatgataCAAAAAGTAGAATGATCTTGGGGTAGtaggaaaaaaatagtttttcaaagCGAGATTAAGCTAGCCAACCTAAACTTGAAGGAGAAGACatgcaaattatatatttagtcTCTTTTACTCATCCTATTTGGTTTGTCGATCGTTAGGGTTTCAAGAGAATTATTTAGTGTTTCTCCTCTTATCATGAGGAAGCTCTTGGCTATATAAGACTAAGGATATATAACGGGATATGATATATATTACCAAAATACCATTTTTTTCTCCACTATGACAACAATAAGAATAAAACCTATAACTTTAATGCAAATTATCCAAATTTTctcttaataaataatatgttgaCTGTATTGTGTAGCAGTTGCAATGCAGTTTTTAGGCATAAAAGgaattgtaatttataaagTGGAAAGAATAATTGTAAAGTAAATAGAAGAACCCGGTGATCAAGTCGACAGAGCGGTGACTAGCAGTATCAGTATGCTGGTTCAACTCGGTTGTCATTTTTCTGGGTGATGTGGGTATTGCTGGGTGATGTcaataagatgaaaaatatctgaacaattttttaactcaaaagtcaaaactaacttgaaaacctaaaatattcttatataattcgatcctttagtattttttcttcttgaaaatatctttatttggATATATCAATTTAGTTGTGTCCAAATGGTTTcactataaattattaaataattttcaaatataagaaCAGAAAATAAACCATTTACCAATTCAATAATATATACCTAGTAATTGTAGATGCTCTGCTTCATCCACGACAATACCCAGATCACTACAATCTGCAGATGCATTTACTAAAGGATATATATGTCTACATCAGAATTGAAA of the Glycine max cultivar Williams 82 chromosome 13, Glycine_max_v4.0, whole genome shotgun sequence genome contains:
- the LOC102666517 gene encoding uncharacterized protein isoform X1 codes for the protein MSDSDAITLSAADDIPKPEINASADCSDLGIVVDEAEHLQLLGMHKRQIYIVSASGNWNKASSYFKIHPYWWRISLSARGITALHIAVIMEQTSFVQKLVECMDVQDLEICMADRNTAFCLAAISGNKKIAEILFGKNPRLLWIRGQKDMLPIQLASSAGHIKMTEFLFQKTEEDLHNILPFQDVVKLFFSTITNSIYTVTSKLLNRDPKLLTIKNERELTPLQMLAQFSLCKETIGHQDIVSSLFKGMQKEKKTINSVELSKAMFDAAQSGNVTILEFLFNNHPDLLFEVDSTKQRSLLHIAILYRQEYVYRLILSKGAFKNVMIQLIDSDGNNVLHLAAEFDSKERLGLPSLPVLMCSEEKWFQEVEKIVPPAMKRMKNNDGLTPKEVYYRSHKDLHTEAASIVKNLANTLLVVAILIVTLGITGAITVPIKDLDSTSSPFFPKKTWYTFFFLSIAFGTWLCASSMFCYASVILPQSLQPKDESARVRQKKMVIGSVSLFVSILVMYTAAISGAIVVFDFLSNWSIYLICGFGGITFVLHIYLDYTLWYQVVKSALSFFQLCLSEADRILMAKLQDL
- the LOC102666517 gene encoding uncharacterized protein isoform X2, with the translated sequence MHKRQIYIVSASGNWNKASSYFKIHPYWWRISLSARGITALHIAVIMEQTSFVQKLVECMDVQDLEICMADRNTAFCLAAISGNKKIAEILFGKNPRLLWIRGQKDMLPIQLASSAGHIKMTEFLFQKTEEDLHNILPFQDVVKLFFSTITNSIYTVTSKLLNRDPKLLTIKNERELTPLQMLAQFSLCKETIGHQDIVSSLFKGMQKEKKTINSVELSKAMFDAAQSGNVTILEFLFNNHPDLLFEVDSTKQRSLLHIAILYRQEYVYRLILSKGAFKNVMIQLIDSDGNNVLHLAAEFDSKERLGLPSLPVLMCSEEKWFQEVEKIVPPAMKRMKNNDGLTPKEVYYRSHKDLHTEAASIVKNLANTLLVVAILIVTLGITGAITVPIKDLDSTSSPFFPKKTWYTFFFLSIAFGTWLCASSMFCYASVILPQSLQPKDESARVRQKKMVIGSVSLFVSILVMYTAAISGAIVVFDFLSNWSIYLICGFGGITFVLHIYLDYTLWYQVVKSALSFFQLCLSEADRILMAKLQDL